A single window of Lutzomyia longipalpis isolate SR_M1_2022 chromosome 1, ASM2433408v1 DNA harbors:
- the LOC129792144 gene encoding L-dopachrome tautomerase yellow-f2-like → MIGKYPYYIPANNEVIGLGYHAASGLMLAAVGRIRPGVPSTLNAFCMEDYHKGTSPHLWGFPNYKMNTLQASFYDEQIRNIRSLNTSIKYSAGYFKYFFGDQHEMDLGRRDITLNRPYNSFQDFTIIHTFRPIVDDRCNRLFIIDNGVLNYGLNLRYNVQNPAIVVFQLPTGRCSKGPFPVLRRIEIPSYMWKEPIGFAYITLDYQKRGSCDDLFLYITNTFDTTITVYDYKRGTFWKFSDPSMRPVYAESLMTFGNDFQYINAIGIMDIVLGWPDKDGNRNAYYTPGTSLAQYVVSTKLLKNSKRASYNYNPEEFTLIGYRGCGTENFLQTIDLSTGVIFFAQMQSKKLLCWNIQYPYNPDTIGVLYESDALQFVSSINIDAEGYLCECVEGVG, encoded by the exons ATGATCGGAAAGTATCCTTACTACATTCCCGCCAATAATGAAGTGATCGGTTTGGGATATCATGCAGCGAGTGGATTAATGTTGGCTGCAGTTGGACGTATTCGTCCTGGAGTTCCTTCAACCCTGAATGCATTCTGCATGGAGGATTATCATAAAGGAACCAGCCCTCATCTATGGGGTTTTCCAAATTACAAAATGAATACACTGCAAGCATCCTTTTATGATGAACAGATTCGTAATATTCGGAGTCTCAACACTTCGATAAAATATTCTGCAGGatattttaagtatttcttCGGAGATCAGCATGAAATGGATTTGGGAAGGAGGGATATTACGCTAAATCGTCCTTATAATTCATTCCAAGATTTTACCATTATTCACACATTTCGTCCAATAGTGGATGATCGTTGCAATCGACTTTTTATCATTGACAACGGTGTACTCAACTATGGATTAAATCTTAGGTACAACGTTCAAAATCCAGCTATTGTTGTCTTCCAACTGCCAACAGGAAGGTGCTCGAAAGGACCATTTCCTGTCCTTCGTCGAATTGAGATTCCAAGCTATATGTGGAAGGAACCAATTGGATTTGCCTACATAACACTTGATTATCAAAAACGAGGATCATGTGATGATCTATTCCTCTACATTACAAACACCTTCGACACCACAATCACTGTTTATGACTACAAACGTGGtacattttggaaattttctgaTCCCTCAATGCGTCCTGTTTACGCGGAATCCCTCATGACTTTTGGCAATGATTTTCAATACATTAATGCTATAGGAATTATGGACATCGTCCTCGGCTGGCCAGACAAGGATGGCAATCGCAATGCATATTATACTCCGGGTACGAGTTTGGCTCAATATGTGGTTTCCACGAAACTCCTGAAGAATTCCAAACGTGCATCATATAATTACAACCCCGAAGAATTCACCCTTATCGGCTATCGGGGGTGTGGAactgaaaatttccttcaaaccATCGATTTATCAACGggagtaattttctttgcacagATGCAATCAAAAAAGCTCCTCTGTTGGAATATTCAATATCCCTACAATCCTGATACAATCGGTGTCCTGTATGAATCAGACGCCTTACAATTTGTGTCGAGTATCAATATTGATGCCGAAGGATATTTGTG cgAATGTGTAGAAGGTGTTGgataa